A region of the Plasmodium brasilianum strain Bolivian I chromosome Unknown PB_00_01, whole genome shotgun sequence genome:
aaaagcaaatattataaagaaaatactaaattttattgaatatagaaatgaaaaaatgtatattaacaATGTACGtcgaaaatatatatgtgtgaaatgtttatttgaatttatttagaatatgcatataatgaCTAtgaaggataaaaaaatgtaaaagataatatattgACATAGTGACAcacaattataaataataaagattaAAATTCTTTAGTACAAACATAATTTTAGCTTTGAGTATACTTAAAATAATGCCCGTattcaatataaaatatatttatattgttgtaatatatttttatctaaaaCAATGTATTTACTGAATACACTCGTTTTgagtatttttaattttatatattttttaaaataataataaaatgatttaaaaatttttatagtaaatCTTAGAATCTTTAAGAATTTTAGGCATTTATTTTAGTTATACTaagaaagtataaaaaaaaaaaacaaaatatatatagtgaTATAATAAGTAGgttcaataaaatatatttttttatttccttttatatttaattttcacGAAATCAAATCTAGAAGTCACATTCATATGTCTTTTACATTAATGAAAGTGAAATaatctatttttataatagacCTGTGttctttaaattatatgaagtttcaatttttttattatatattattaatacacttctttttaaaggaaaattataatatatatggtaGTTAAGTATTTAccgaaaaaaataaaatataactgtTATAGTACATTAACTACATAAAATCAGCTGAACAAGTTAATGAGATctcttaaaatataatatttccaATTATACCTTTTTCCCCATATTGTGCATtgtaataatgtatatgtaaatcttaaatattattttaaatttacattaagaagtaataaatgtacattaaaattatgaaatttttatattgcttaattttattatattttgttatgtattaataatgactgatgatgaaaaatggtaaatcaaaaactaaattttatatttgtaaagaTCATCTTACAAATttagatatattaatacaagtGTTTGAACCTTAAAGAAGTAACATAAAgaggaaaattatataacttcttttttttttttaatagaatccttgtattaacttttttaacaTGGGTGTTGTAATACTTTACTAACAGCAGAAAacaattacatatataataattttatctgCTTTTTTGGCTCAAAATTTtagatatttaaaaaaaaattatatatcaaCTTAAGGAAGCTTATAATGCAACATGATCCAGTTAgcaaggaaaataataattcattagaatctatttctattataaaaagagGAGCAATTAAGGAAGATAGTACAGGTGGAATATACAACAAATCCCCGTTCTTAAGAACGaccttaaaatttttcttttttattagcttttttatttttattcaaatgGTTATCTGAGGAAGCAAAAGATTTGAATATTTTGGCTAACAGTAATGtgtcaattttttataataaattgacCTTAATATGATTACGTAAATTTTGATATTgtgtaatttataattttcactCTTATAATGTTTAATACCTTTCTTTATTCTGTTTGAgttctttaaaatatacgCTTGTACACTAATCCTATTTCACtacaatttattataataatagttgTATAGGTTTtaaagataatataaaatttagttTAAATATTACTTCTAGAAATTCAACAGagatattatgtaaaaaagaaaaaaaaaaacattttaaaattaaaaaattaattatatgttataataaataaggttgtaataatattttaattttactactctattatataaaaacatacatgctttattttcaaatagaaaattacgtttatttaatattttttaatcattCTAGTtggtttgtttttttttctattttatcatatttaatgaaaatattcatttagaaattatacaaaaacatattgacaatttactatttataggtttttatgtattaaaattaattaaagaacatgaataaagaaatggcatattatattatttgtaaaaatcattttttaaaaatggagAGGCTGAATACAATTGTATTTTTAAcgcaataaaaataaaattctgtaataataattttaacatgaacatataatgtaaattaaagttttaaattatgtacaataaaatttttattattttcaagcCATAAAATGATTATGAAAGGAATTATTTTAGGACTGAAATTCATAGCTATACTTTGATATTtcaattatatttctttattacaaagaaatgtataaatttaatatagtaATAGTTACTACTAAACAATTCTTTACATTACTTACAGATCATATTTAGCAATAgataatgttaattttttgtgtataccaaataatatgtatgaaataatgatataatatcttaaatgttttaaagataaaaaaataaaggaaataatCTTATTATGTGCATAAACTGAATGAAGTACTTTAGTATgtgattattttatatgataaaataattttattgttttttcaaaataaataacataattatatttgttaattGAGAAGTTGTATACTGTTAatatatacgtgcatatatacgGATATGaacgttatatatattctttctatataatttcatttgtgtaattttgaatatattttttgtttttccatttatgtgtataatttacttttttttccataaaattatgattttttactgtttatatgcatataatactGTTTACaagatttttataaacatttgaaaattaattattgttttttaaagattATGTTAAAGCAACAATATATCATAATTAACATATATCTAATTGTGTTTTAACTAAGAAAATTACTTATATTATAACCATTATTAAAGTGTAATAAGttaattgttttaaaaaatagtaaacaattttatatatttatacattccGTTTTTTGGAATACTGCGTTCTTATAAAAATAGCTAATTCACGCTATGTTACAACGTTTAAATGGTATCAAGGTTTTTTCTAGTACATTATGTAAAGAGAAGATTGAAATAATAATgcttattataaatttatttcctaataatttaagaaaatatactCAATTGATTATAGAATTCTAGAAagcaaataaaatgatacaCAGGTATCACGTCACATATGTGCAATATGaattgttaaaattaaaataacgtttttattgtataaatggctgaaagaaaaattaataaacatcttactatataaatttcgttttagaataaaaatacaatcaTTCTGTGATATTACTATATAATGTGGcgcaaaaagaaataaaatatgtaaaaatataaaattaaaagatattataaaataatttttcgaaattattaatacatatatcagaaataaaataatattcataaatttatttttatggtgtaatatattttatatataaattaattcattgtgattttattataatttacagatatatttttcgatgtaaaaaatacaaaaatgaatattcctttttattaatttttctgttttaaaaatgttatttttttcatgttacAGGAAATTTCAAGACGAATAATTCTCTGACATATTAATTTAGggtaatatacatatatattaatattaacaaaattacaaaaaatacataGATTATTCCTATTATAATACAgaataatttatcatttaatatttctaataagTACTAAGTCGAAAATGATAAGgaattatgtataattttataaatataaagagaactaaataaaataactgaTATTCCTAATAATTTAACTTCGCGCgggaattattatttctaggttaaattaatgattatatttatataaaaagataaatatcaAAAGGATTCTATTTTAAATAGGTATATAGGATTATTAGGTAAATGGTTCAATGGAAAATAAagtttataattatgtaacATAAATGAAATTTCTATATTGAATATTGTTAATAGTGTTGTATGGtatgtttataaataattaatttgtaAATCTATAATTTATCTTATTATGATTAACTTTAAGTGGACCATATACTCCTAATATCTATttaatatgttcatataaaaaaggcttatttaatattttaattataatactaGTACAATTCATTATTAAAGGTAAAATAAAGAgtcatttttacaaataaatatttatgtagttctaataattattaaaatgaaacacTTGACTTTTTTAAGGATTATATGAAGATCTGCttcccatatatatatattatctgtttgcatatattttgGGTAATTTGATTAACTTATATTGAAAAAGTAAAGCAGATATAGGAGGTAAAGAATGAGTACagttcatatttatttcagaataattaattcattatttatttattatatttatatttaattaaaataaaaagttctttttttagctaaaacatatttgtatttatataattcatttttttttgtttacttTCGTTGGAGAAAAATTACAAGGATTTCCCTTATATGAAGGCTTTAATAAATTGAATTGTTAAGAAAACAAATATGATTTTAACTTTTGCAGTAATACTTTAGAAACAAGCAAagaaaagattaaaaatatttgtaaaaggGCATcaatatacttaaaattatatagtgAACATAATAAAGCAAAACGCACATGCCGTTGTTATTATTTGCagcaataattatatattagggtatgtaaaaattaaaaaacaagaaaGAACATAAAGAGtgaaaatgatattattaataaacgTTTCGATAAAGTATAAGATGgtcatttaattaatttaaggTGGGCAGAATTTTTATGCCATATagattttataataaaagaattgaaagaaaagaaacTATAGCacgaatattttaaaaagttcaGTTGTATTTAAAGTGAAATTAAAACTGttattactaaaaataaggtataaaattttcgacattttaatttataaattatataagaaatgtGTATGCCGATGCTATgcttattatattaataatacatatgacaatagttgtaaatatttttttaaatgaaatgtaTAACCTATTAATATGTTCAAAATAAAGAGTTTTCCCTTTaactaaatatatactatgtTTATTAAGGTAATCAAAACAATCCCCCCCCTATTatgttgttatatatattacagaaattaaaagaaaaatatgttgaACTTCAGGAATggttaataaatattatcgTATCGTTTAAGAAACATGTAACATATtaagatatattaattaactATGATAGGAAACATctaatgtataataaattttttaaagcataAATAAGAATGAACGAATATTGTAGAAATAGTTGTATAtcgaataataaatatacagtGATTATATTTAGAAATTATACACAGTATAAACTATTAAAtgcaaataaatttaatccTAGCCATCTAAAATAAGTAATCCATtataataagataaaatgttaaaatgtaatttaggaaaaatttataaaatttataacaatataaatatcttAACATTAGTTGATATTCATTATGGTATCATTAGTTAATTCTGAACAATACAATGAATGACAATGATAAACAACTTTTGGGGGACGAATGCTAAGACTtctatttaaagaaaatatacaacatataaataaataaaataaatgaacattaAAACataccttttaaaaaaatatgtaatattattatattttttactcatgttataattaaatatttattatattatttttttctttattatatctttattaagaagaaatgaatttataaatatttatactatacatgttttcaataataaaaaagggaaaataatatatatttatatagcGAACGAAggcataatatatacatcaaTATACCAGAGgagcaaaataaaatctgtatacatataacttatttcttttttcttaagcataattaataaaaagaaatatcctttcaatatatatatatatatatagagagaGAGAGAGACAGACAGAGAGACAGAGAAATAGATagtgttataataattttttcttatatttatgtgttttatttttattaaacttGATAATCTCCTTACGGTCAagttacaatattttatacataccCAATTTTAAAGTGCGCTATTGAAAAGATATTTATCCAAAACCCTAAGAAAATATGattgaacatttttttaatttatttttataataaattatattttacttatgtTGCTATTAGAAAGCAGAGCCTATAAAATACTAAAGTGCACATAAATTGTATAACACACTAATGTAActtttcatcattattttaGTATTTATGAAAACTTCAATAAAtactgtacatatattttctgaatataatatataattaccatataattttaattcttttcatttgtattttatataatattttcactctaatggaaatatataaatatattcattgtTCTTCTTAGGATAATTAAACTTAATTAGTTTTTCTTAaaagtttttattaaaaagaatacgAGAtactgttttatttatacatatatttattgatgAATAAGGAAGATCAAAATACAGGAAGTGAAGTATacaataaaagatatattacttacttatatattaaaaattatattaaaatacttAAGGCATTATTACTCTATATATGAAATCTAAAAATTAGtggaattataataaaactaaattttttaggagaatttttttttattatattgaaagctatttatttttgatttttaatttgtatttttttgtaatattcctctttgtttatttttacattttgtaatatgcatattgttagttattattatgaagATAGGTGTTGCTGTATTTTCTACAATacgatataatatatagttagtatggaataattttaaatatattctcataacatattaaataaaaaaggatatattaaaattttattagatAAGGATGATTAggcatataataaaatttaaaagtacttatttgtaaatatatcattaagaATTTcgatatttaattatatacatttaatgggatatttattattaaagaaTATGTTATTGTAATtactaaatatttaaatatataaaatgcagTTGTGCTGTATTATATTAgatctttttaattatatactatTAAAATGTTTCATCATTGAAGTTATTTAGttcttaattaaaaatattaatgtaaaaaaatgttacaaatataatttattctataaGATAAATTAGGTGTTATCTTTCattaagaattatattaattgatataaatactaataaaaaaagtacaaaaaaggaataaatcctatatatattttcattatttaagcattgatacatatttttgtatagtTTTAACTACTTCATGTAGTGTATgtaatgtaaaattaaaaggaaataataaatatgaaggaagaataaatataatttatgcatattttcatttgcaatctaacaataatttattcctcatttaaatgttattttttgcataaaacatcaaaaaaaaattcattttttataaaaattatacaagtCGTTATATTAttgattttatatatgcaatatACAGGAtgaaactttaaaaaaattattttcaaatgtGAAATATAGTGAATTTTGATCTAAGGGCATTGAGGTAGATCATAATTtcaaatgtaatatatttaagtaattaaaaagcatatgcaaaattaaatataataacatttataaaCAAGTTGcaataaattcaaaaaaatttgctAGAAAGGGATAAATTACGAGGCTATATTGGGAGTTTTtcacattataaatatagtGTATATGAAGAAATAGGAATAGGGCTTAAAAGCGATTCACTAGATAATGATGTTTAAGCAAAAGTTAATGAATTTCTTAATCTACAATCTTCACTTACCACAGCACACAGGATATATAGCTTTAATTGTGATTTATTCGTAATAATTCAAGCTAAATGAATGATAAATATGaagataaatatttcattattatttttcaaattataagAGTATTATGAATAgagatatttttaataatgttgGGATTtctatacataaaaaatgtatcagttatataagtaatataatttaaaacagAAAGAAGTGTTGTAAGgcataaatatttgtatgtttctattatattttaaactgTGATGATGAGTTCAATCGAGCTCTTATATGCATTTGTCCCAAATGATGCGAGTTGCAATAAAATAGAATGTTTTAATTCAACTAAAACTGttgaagaaaaattagaTTTCATTGATTTTGATCAAGATTTTTTGGGGACATTACTTTTTACTAAATTTCATATTAAGAATAGTATCGAAGAATTACCACTTTGATCGCAGCATACGTCTTAAGAAGAAATATGACTATAGTTAAAACAACGGACATCAATGGTATGGTAATAGATCTTTAATGGAAAGTCTAAAGACTATATCCATTATAAACGGAGAAGTAGTTTGCAAGCATTAAGAAATTAggaataatatgaattttattagttcagaaacaaaaaatagcTCTTCACCTCCAAAATAAGACTCATATGATCTTAGATGGAAATTAGGCAAATATGGAAAACTGAGTTTTCCTACTGAGAAACCAGAGTCAGATATATCTGGTTCttgaaaatatatggaaGAATTGGTAAAATAAGGCATTTCTATAATTATAACGAATTCTGAGGTTTACCGATTAAAAGAGAAAGGGGTTTTACATCCtcgagaaaaaaaaagagttttaaaaaaaaagaaaattccaATGAGTGAAACAGACTTCAAAAGAATTAGAAAGATCAGTATGTGCAAAAGTTGTAAAGAATAAACAAGTGCTAATtactaatattaaaatttcatgTGGAAAACACTTCCTAGATAAGGTGACGtatctaatatattaaagaatacTTTTGTTCGTATTTTTATTGCAATATTTTTGGTAATaggaataatttttgtttttttccattattttaatgtagataaaaaattcattttgtacgatgaatatattagaatTTGCCATTTTTGgtgtatttttcttaaaatatcataattgtaaaaaattcatattatatatattttatgtcaTTAACATGTTTATTAGTTTACCCCCTTTCGATCCAgtatatgttaaattaaaaatggaagaaaatgtataaatttaattacttATAATTAAGTACATAAGAATTATTAGGGATTCACTCCAAGACCTAATTGTTTAAATTTGGACAAGAGGTCATATAAGTATACAAAGTAGTATGAGCTACATTTATCTAAGATTTTATAGAATATCTACTGATGTATATCCAAGATATTAGGAAGCATACAAAATAGAGTTAATTAAACATTTCTATTCAATAGGAATGATGCACcgaaaacaaatatataattgatttaattaaaatatgtatactttttttttgaatattttatgtttatttgaatatatatatatatatatatatatatatatatacttttttgtttttttttaatttctgagtaatttttttattttaatttttcttttagtactttttttttttttacttaaaaactattttttttaaataaattcaattaAAACGTACAGGATTACTTGgtcttatatgtataaaaataaatattgttttGATATTTGATCATAGTTTAAGATTTTAATAACctatatatagtaaaaatagtttgataaaatattttttttattttatatatattaaataaattgtttATTAACTTCATTTTATGCTTTGTTAGAGTTTCAAAtataatagatatattttagttatacttaatacataaataaatatatagttacgaatttattttatttatttagaaCAAATAATTTAGCATATAATTTGAGAGAACCACACACTTAtccatattatattttgatgtaaaacataaaaaattacaggTTAAccgttttttaaaaaaatatataaatatcaaattacctttaaaaaaaataatatgatcCATGAGAAAATGTTTGGGTTTCCAAtgatacatttatatgtgtattttatctttttttaaagaaaataatattgtatttagggaattttgtttttaaatgtataaagtTTATTATTGTTCTAAAAGTATTAtgacataatataaaatattaaatttctACTTAATTCAGTTTTCATATTAGAGTAATTActggaatatattttttatatataatatattaatttatagggtaataaattgtaattgaaaaaatcacatttaattaaaaaatgtaaattattaatagatttaatacatttaattgTATACAAATAAGTCAAcggtaaaaaataaatatgacaCATGAGTATTAAACACAGCATCGTTACAAAAttgtattttactttttttcgtTGACATAACTATAAACACAATTTTTACTtgcattataatttattatataaatatatttatatattcaatatttcatataaaaatgaaaaaaatataaaataactatatttttaaagaaaaaatatgtaagaaataaaaaaaaaaaacacttGAGAAAAACTGCTATTTACTAGAGTGCTTGAGTATATGCTATAATTAACATATTAACTTCACGTAAGATGTAGAACATACCATTtcttgtaatttattttgtaaaaaaagtTGTGTATTTCATTCTTCATGGActcttatatattaaagttttttcctctaaaaaattttgcttaactgtttaaattatatattgaagAAAAGATgaaatcatttaaaatatacaaaatgaatGTTATGCataatattgaaatatgTTCACAAAATCCAAAggaatgaatatataatgtcaatttttaaaattaagatttagtatttcaaaaaaattattttaaatgtaataattactttttctttaaatgttAACATATGGAAATAAACTTAagtgatatttttttttttttaacattaataatattaatttgatTACAAtagatttaaattattatgcgctctactaaaaatatacaatgaataaaattaataggttataacataattttaatattataagaactttttatataatatgaagacgataattgtttatatttcatcttaaaattatatatccaagagtatgtattaatataaagtaGTATAATGTGAGacattttctaaattattccatattaaaagttattaaatattttatattcttaaaatttttttataatccttttatatatgtcatatatatatcctttttgtttgctttcatttttaataatatatagctaaaattatttctaaaataatttgatTGCATACATTACTTTTACActcaattaatttttaccttatattttataattatataattatttttctctttgcatatttttatacatttttaaaaggaataaGTAAAATGTGGAAACTaagaaattatgaatattctattaataataaatcataTTCGGGTACAGATATTAATTAATGTATTGTAAAAttcttgtaaaaaaatataattttcagtattatattacttttgaaaatattacgTAATATCAGAGATTTTATGGTAagcataaattttattttattaatacataattgCTCATTAGAGtgaatgtatttttttttagatagCTACTAGTGCATATtgtatttaatgaaaaatatgttttataaattcatatacaTTTTCTATTGTTTTTCCTACaacaataattaatttatctGATCATAAAAGGAAACTATAAAAGTAATGTGTATAAAATTAGGATCAATATTTGGAAATAATGGAATCGTTCATAATTAGTTTCtgaatatttattagtatatattttctatattttaaattttattttaaataaataatatatatttatcattgactgaataatttttattttttttttatcttatctgattttattttagttgcaattattttatattattattattttttttataaaataactcTATATAGAAATTGCacttcattaatttttatgttattcttagttcgaaaattttaatatgagttatatttatataaatttaatttattacctttaaattaaaataaaaaattcaaaaatactataaaaagtttatattattatttagaggatttaaaatattgttaatatttttatcagtctctatataatactattaaaaaaCTGTACAgtgaaagaaaattttaagtcacttacttttattaaaatacttgtattttttttttttaatttggatATATCATCAtaacaaaaatgtaatattataataaagtttcttatattttttggagtagttaactttttatttataaacattacattttcttattatagaaatattatatacttataaatattgaatatttacattttttttagtatatcTATTGTAAATGTATGGATGAGAAGAAAAAACTAGATGGATATTCAGGTTTAACAACTAATGGACTACTATCAGAGAGTTCATTGGATATAATATCGTCTGGATATACATTTGGATACGAGGGTGATActgaattaataaataaaaaaagaaatatatataagaatgtCATAGTCCCTaaatcacaaaaaaaaataataaaagaaattgtattaaaggaagaagaaaggaataaattatctatgaaaaaacaatattCTACACTCAATAGAATAGattcattttttgaaaaaaatatattcaataaattatattctatagataaaattatgtataacatggaaattaatgaagaaaatgcACGAAAAATGGTAAATAAAAAGGTAGGATTATAAATTGTTCCaacattttcaatatttttggCAGGAT
Encoded here:
- a CDS encoding uncharacterized protein (Plasmodium exported protein) yields the protein MDEKKKLDGYSGLTTNGLLSESSLDIISSGYTFGYEGDTELINKKRNIYKNVIVPKSQKKIIKEIVLKEEERNKLSMKKQYSTLNRIDSFFEKNIFNKLYSIDKIMYNMEINEENARKMVNKKCVNNIGYYLYFDKT